CAATTGTTAGTTGTTTTAACCGAGCATATTTTAACCGAGCAGTGCCTCGTAATTTACTCAATCCAGATTTACTTAAGATTACCAATTCGCCGCACTCTTTGGGTTATTTCCCAGAGTGCCTCGTGCGTTCTTTCCGTACTTTTGTCTCAGGCAGCGCTAACGACGTGCTTTTGCTCAAAATTTCTGTTTTCTACTACCAGGACTATCAGGAAATTTTAATTGCGTTTGTCTCTTCTATTGATTCTTCTTTTGCTGTGGCGCCCTGTTTTTGCTTTGCCTGCTTTATAGGCAGCGTGATGATAAATTCTGACCCTTCACCGACTTTACTGCTGACCTCGATTGTGCCGTTATGGCGTTCAATGATTTTATAGACAATCGAAAGCCCAAGCCCTGTGCCTTGTCCCACTGGTTTTGTTGTAAAGAATGGCTCAAAGATTTTCTTCAAATTTTGTTCGGGAATGCCGATGCCTGTATCAGCGATTTTGATGAGCACTTTGTCACCTTGAGAGCAGGTTGTAATGGTAATTTTGCCAAATTTTTCAATTGCTTGGGCAGCGTTGGTAATGAGGTTAAGAAAGACCTGATTCAGCTGTGCAGGGTAACACTCCACAGTCAGGTTCGGTTCGTAGTTTTTTACCACTTCGGCTTTATGCTTGACAACATTGGTTGCAATCACCAATGCAGAGTCGATATTTTCGCTCAGGGTTACAGTTTTCAGTGCGGTTTCATCGAGGCGCGAGAAGTTGCGCAGGTTTGTTACAAGTTCTTGAATGCGCTGCAATCCGATGTTAGATTCACTTAGCGTTTTGTGCGTGCGTTCGATGAGTGCCTTTTCTTTTATGCCTAAGACCACTTCGCGTACGGTTTCTAGTTGTGCTTCCAAGTCGTTCAGTTCTCCTTCACGCAGCATCATTTCCATTTTTTGATATTCTTTGAGCACACGTTCTAAAATGCCGAGGTTGCGCTCGACAATGCTGAGGTTATTTGTTACGAATCCAAGTGGCGTATTGACCTCGTGCGCAATCCCCGCCACCATCTGACCCAGCGACGCCATCTTCTCTGATTGAATTAACTGCGCTTGCGCATTTTTCAAATCATCGAGCAGTTTTTCTATTCGCTCTTTTTCCAAAGCAATTTCGTTGCGCTGCCGAATGATTTCTTCTGTGTTTTCCACAATGATGCGGTCTTGCCGGCGTAGCGAAATCGTCAGACGCACAGCCATAGCAAAAAAGATGACCAGGCCAAGTAAAATCGCGCTCACTTGCAAGGTTTGTAGGCGCGAAATACGTTCATTAGACGCTTCCCCTAGCGCAATAATAAACTTTTGATTGGCATCTAATATCGCTTCACCTTTGTGCACTACAGCCTCTACGCATTGCTCGAGCAATAATGTATCTATTGTACTGGCTTGCTGCTGCGAGAGCTTGAGAAAGTCTTCTCTGTGCGCTTCCCACACTTTGCTTGTTGCTTCTATAACTTGCAGAGCCTTTTCTTCCGCTACAGGTTGAACAGCAATGCTTTCTCCAAAGAGTTTAGCTGTCCCTCCCTTCCTGAGTGCCATTTGAATGTTGTCGAATTCTTGGATTGCAAGCGCAAATTCTTTGAAGGAGGAATCAACTGCAAAGCCAGTAAAGAGTTTGATGTGTGTATCACGCAAGTTTTTTTCAGCACGTTGCCATTCGCGCGCACTTTGTGTGGCAAGTGCAACCTGTTTAGCATCTTCTTTGCTGCGTTTTGCCAAGACAAAATTCAAGATGAATACTGAGAAGACAAGCAATAGGAACAGCACAGCGTAGAGCACCAGCTCACCATAGCGACTTCCCTCTGTATGTGTACAGGGCTTTTCGGTAATTTATTTGCTGATGCATTACCCATTTTTTTTGCAGGATAGTTTCATCATACAATTTTTCTGCAGCTAGGTGCCAAATAGTCTATCGCCTGCATCGCCAAGTCCGGGCAAAATGTATTTATTTGCGTTGAGTTCGCGGTCAAGTACCGCTGCGTAGATATGCACATCAGGATGCGCCTCGCTAAAGCGTTTAACACCTTCAGGCGCCGCCACCACGGAGACGAGTGACAAATTTTTCGCGCCTTTTTCTTTGAGTAGTTTTACCGCCATTGTAGCGCTTCCGCCTGTTGCAAGCATGGGATCGAGCACTAAGCCATGCAATTCAGAAATATTTTCGGGAATGTTAGAGTAGTAGAAATGTGGTTCATGCGTGATGTGGTCACGCGAGACACCGATGTGCGACACTGTTGCTTCTGGCAGAAACTTTAGAAATCCCGACTGCATACCCAATCCGGCACGCAGGACAGGCACGAGCAGAAATTTTTCTTTTAAGCGAAAGCCTGTTGTTGTCTCCAGCGGGGTCTCTACTGAAAAGGTCTCTAGTGGCAACTTTGCACAAATCTCGACTGCCATGACTTCAGCAAGGCGTTCTAGCGATGTACGGAAGAGTTCCTTTGGGGTATGTCTATTGCGCAATACGGTTAGATCACACTTCAGTAACGCATGGTCAATGACGGTGAGTTTCATTGGTTAAATTTGAGTTTGCACCTTTTGTGCGATGCGGTGCCATGGGGCACCGCCCTTCCGCTTTTCAAGAATACACTTTTTGCAGCGCGCTATGTGTCTATACTTGCGAAGTTTACAAGGCAGATTAAGTTATTTGACTGTACCCACTTTTGCAAGCGCCTCTGCTTTCGGGAAAAGTTTTATGGCTTCCTGCACGATGTTATCTTCTTCGGCAAAGATCATGCGCTCATACTTTGAGCCCCAGATTTGGCGTGCGATATTGCCTTTGATGGCATTTTTGAGGTATCGCTCATCGCGCGCATACTCGGCTTCGTTGAACTCGATATTTTTCTTGCTTGCCATTGCTGTAAACTGTTTCATCACCTCTGCAGTTACTTCAAACTCTTTTCGGAACTTTTCAAAGTTCTGCTCATACTTTTTGCGTACTGCAGGATTTTGTTCGATGTAGTGCTGCGCAAATTCTTCGAAGACACGGGCGGCACGCACTTGGCGGTAGTAGCGCGTTACCGTGTCGGGCAGCACGAAGTAGTCAGGCATAATGCCACCGCCACCCAACACGGTTCTGCCCTTGTCTGTCTTGTAGGGCTTGTGAATCGAGTCAGGCTTAATGAATGCACTTGCTTCGATGGGCTCACGGCGATTGCGCATCTCCTGTGCTTTC
This DNA window, taken from [Chlorobium] sp. 445, encodes the following:
- a CDS encoding uracil phosphoribosyltransferase, with product MKLTVIDHALLKCDLTVLRNRHTPKELFRTSLERLAEVMAVEICAKLPLETFSVETPLETTTGFRLKEKFLLVPVLRAGLGMQSGFLKFLPEATVSHIGVSRDHITHEPHFYYSNIPENISELHGLVLDPMLATGGSATMAVKLLKEKGAKNLSLVSVVAAPEGVKRFSEAHPDVHIYAAVLDRELNANKYILPGLGDAGDRLFGT